Part of the Methylomonas sp. AM2-LC genome, TGATTAGTGGTCTATTATTAACTGTTATTTTCGGGATGCTGGTGGCTTTCTGTATTATCTTGGTCAAGTTTGATTAAGCTCTAATTAAATCCAATCCCTATAACTTATTTATAATAATCTATTAAATGCATTTTATTCTGCGCCTAAAATCTATTTTTCGTAGCTGTACTTTGATTAACCGAAGAGTCTAAAATTAATGACAAAGTTCGCTAACGCACTGAAAAATAATTTACTATTAATTAGCATGTAAACCGAAATAAAAATATTTTGATATTCATACAGCATAGATTATGTAAATATATTAATAATCTATTTTTAATGTAAATTGATAGGGTGGATAAAGCAGATGACTCAATTCAGAAATCACTACGAAAATTTGCATGTTAGCGAAACTGCGCCCATAAGTGTTATTAAATCAGCCTATAAGACACTTTGTCAAAACTATCATCCTGATAAAAACATTGGAAATCCGCAAGCTCATCAGCTTATGCAGAGTATCAATGCTGCATATGTTGTTTTATCCAATCCCATCAAAAGACAGCAACATGATCACTGGATTTCCGAAAATAAAAATGGTTTTAAATCGTCTAAAGCCAGCAATACATTTAAACGTGATAATGTCCAAAAAGAATCAAATCAAAATAGTTATGTAAATAATGACACAAGCTGTGACTCTATGCATACTAAAAATATCGGCAGATTTTATTTATCAAAAAGCCAATTTAACACCCATTATCATAACTGGATTGCATAAAAGACTGGGTAAGAAATATCGAAACCGAGTACATTTTTCTAATCAACTTTTATCAATTCGATTCTTAAATTTAAACGTCTTATCAACTGCTAACAAAACACTTCCGTTCAACATTTCAATAATAATTCGATAAATGAACGCATAGCTTGTCAGTTTCGCTCATAACATGTGCGCTGGCGAACAGACTCTGCATTGCCGATTGGTAACAATGTGTTTTTACACGGCTAATTGCTTTAACTCCGTGTTTTGCATTGATTAATCAGGAGCTTGTGCATGACTACCCCAAACAACATATTGCCGCGACTAGTGGTCCCGACTACAGTTTCGCCACTTACGGTGCTGTTAAGCATTTTAGTACTAACTGTCGTTATTGGCGTGTTAATGGCATTCTATACGATACCGGCAGAATCCGAAGGTGTAGTACTGCGCTTTGGAAAATATATCGATAAAGTACCATCCGGCCTGCATGCCAAGGCACCGTTTGGCATAGACCATGTAATTACCGTACCCACCAAGCGTCAACAAAAACTGGAATTTGGTTTTGTTACACCAGGCTTTACTAACCCAGATCAGGTTAGTGATGAACCCGAAATGGAAAAGTCTATGGTCACTGGCGATCTGAATGCAGCGCTGGTGGAATGGGTGGTGCAATATCGGATTACCAACCCTGAACAATATCTGTTTGATGTCCGTCAGCCAGCGCAAACCTTAAGAGACTTATCGGAAGCGGTAATGCGCGAAGTGATTGGAGACCGTACTATTGATGAGATCATCACCATAGGCCGTCAGGAGATTGAAGAAGCGGTACTTTTAAGAATCAGTGAACTTTCAACCCGCTATCAACTGGGAATTAGCATCAATCAGGTGCAGTTGAAAAATGTCAATCCACCACTTCCAGTGCAACCGTCTTTTAATGAAGTTAATCGAGCACAGCAAGACAGGGAAAACTCCATCAACCTGGCCAATGGAGAATACAATAAGGCCGTACCGCGCGCACGTGGTGAGGCCGACCAAAAAATTCGCGCCGCTGAAGGTTATCGTTTCAAACGTATTAACGAGGCGGAGGGCGATGTCAGTGCCTTTAATCAGGTTTTGGCGCAATATCTTAAAGCCCCCGCCATTACCCGCAGCCGATTATATCTGGAAACGCTGGGCAGAGTTTTACCCAAGTCCAGACAACAAATTATCGTTGATGATAGTGTGCAACAAATCATGCCCATGCTACCGTTTCCTGCCAAGATTTTGGAGCAACAAAAATGAATCCATCCACTAAATACGGGGTTATCGGCCTACTTTTGTTTATTCTATTATTACTATCAACTTATACCATTAATCAAACCGAACAAGTGATTCTTACCCAGTTTGGCAGTCCGGTTGGCGATCCGGTGGTCACACCAGGCTTGCATTTTAAACTGCCATTTATTCAACAGGTGAATAGTTTTGACAAACGCTATCTGGCTTGGGATGGACCGCTTGTGGAAATGTCCACCAAAGATAGAACCTACCTGCAAGTTGATACCTTTGCCCGTTGGCGCATTCATGACCCCTTACGCTACTACCTGCGTTTACACGATGAACGTAGCGCCCAATCACGACTGGAAGACATTTTAGGCAGTGAAACACGCTCCGCAATTGCCCGCCATGAACTGATCGAGGTGGTTCGTTCCGATAAAGACCGTAAGCCACAGAAGAATGTCAGCCTGTCAGATGCTTTCAGTGGTGATGGCGCGCTAGGCGTACTGTCGCCTATCAATACAGGTCGCCTTGCCATTGAAAAAGAAGTTATTGCAGACGCCAGCCCTAAATTGGCTGAGTTTGGCATCGAGTTGCTGGATGTACGCTTCAAACGCATTAATTATAATCAACAAGTTCTGGAACGCATCTATCAACGTATGATTAGTGAACGCCAACAGATTGCTGAACGGTTTCGTTCCGAAGGCGAGGGAGCGGCCGCACGTATTATTGGTAACAAAGAGCGCGATATAAATCAGATAGAATCAACCGCTTATAAACAAGTACAGGATATTCAAGGCGAAGCGGACGCAAAAGCCACTGGCATTTATGCTGCAGCTTATGGACAACAACCGCAGGCCGCCGAATTTTATTGGTTTCTGAAAAATATGGAAACCTATGAAAAAGTGATTAATAGCGAAACAACACTGGTGATGTCCACGAATAGTGATTTGTTTAGCTTGCTTAAACAAGTTGAGCCTAAAACCCATTGAGCTTTAGCGATTGGATACTGCAAATAATATTAATATTTAAGGCAAAAAATCAGCGGGTTAATACCCGCTGATTCATGTTACAAATAAAGCTGATGCTTATTATTGTGCTGCTTTCAAATGGGTTACTGCTTCTTCAGCGGCTTTTTTGGCTAATTCGGTATGCCCTTGATTACCGTGTTCAATGGCATCAGCCAGACTTTTGGCACCCGCATCAAGATGTTCGTCGGCTATAGTAACGTGACTCTTAGATGCTTCAGCATGCACAACTATCGATTTGGCATCAACAGCTTTAGCCGCTTCTTCTGCATGTTTGAGTGCTTGCGCAAAGTGACTATCTGCGGCCAACACATTAAATGTACATAGTGTTAAAGCCATACCCGCTAAAAATCCGATCTGTATTTTTTTAGAATTGTTCATTTTTTTCCTTATCTCTATGAGTAAATTAAAGTATTACAATATCCTAACTCCATTCGCATTGGCGACAGAGTCAAGTTAAAACCTATTAATCAGCCTAATTTAGACTTACTATAAGGTCAGCAATGTGTTCACGATGCTTGCCCTCAGCTAAATACCATACTCGTATATCAGAGTAAGATCGGTGCGATACAACACATTGTTTTTTAGTCTTTACCAAAAATAATCGCGTCGGGGTGTTGTTGCAGGTAATCAGATAACTCTTTAGTAGAGCGTGCCGCATCACGTAAAGCCACCAGCGATTGCCACAAGGGAGCCTCCGGCGCAGCCAAGGCTGAAAATGCATTCAGGGAATGATTGGATTCAATCAACAGAGTGTTGGCAGTATCAAGGGTCTTTTCGGTGGAAAGCAAAACGGGCCTTGTATCACGAGAAAATTGCCGCACTAAGGTCCGGGTATCAAGCACAGTCAAATTTAAATTAGCAACCAGTTTTTCTGTTTCGAGCAGGGTTTTCTGCAAAGCAATACGATCCTGTTTAACATCTTCCGAAGTGCTTATCTCACGAA contains:
- the smbP gene encoding small metal-binding protein SmbP, producing the protein MNNSKKIQIGFLAGMALTLCTFNVLAADSHFAQALKHAEEAAKAVDAKSIVVHAEASKSHVTIADEHLDAGAKSLADAIEHGNQGHTELAKKAAEEAVTHLKAAQ
- the hflC gene encoding protease modulator HflC, with product MNPSTKYGVIGLLLFILLLLSTYTINQTEQVILTQFGSPVGDPVVTPGLHFKLPFIQQVNSFDKRYLAWDGPLVEMSTKDRTYLQVDTFARWRIHDPLRYYLRLHDERSAQSRLEDILGSETRSAIARHELIEVVRSDKDRKPQKNVSLSDAFSGDGALGVLSPINTGRLAIEKEVIADASPKLAEFGIELLDVRFKRINYNQQVLERIYQRMISERQQIAERFRSEGEGAAARIIGNKERDINQIESTAYKQVQDIQGEADAKATGIYAAAYGQQPQAAEFYWFLKNMETYEKVINSETTLVMSTNSDLFSLLKQVEPKTH
- the hflK gene encoding FtsH protease activity modulator HflK, producing MTTPNNILPRLVVPTTVSPLTVLLSILVLTVVIGVLMAFYTIPAESEGVVLRFGKYIDKVPSGLHAKAPFGIDHVITVPTKRQQKLEFGFVTPGFTNPDQVSDEPEMEKSMVTGDLNAALVEWVVQYRITNPEQYLFDVRQPAQTLRDLSEAVMREVIGDRTIDEIITIGRQEIEEAVLLRISELSTRYQLGISINQVQLKNVNPPLPVQPSFNEVNRAQQDRENSINLANGEYNKAVPRARGEADQKIRAAEGYRFKRINEAEGDVSAFNQVLAQYLKAPAITRSRLYLETLGRVLPKSRQQIIVDDSVQQIMPMLPFPAKILEQQK
- a CDS encoding J domain-containing protein, with protein sequence MTQFRNHYENLHVSETAPISVIKSAYKTLCQNYHPDKNIGNPQAHQLMQSINAAYVVLSNPIKRQQHDHWISENKNGFKSSKASNTFKRDNVQKESNQNSYVNNDTSCDSMHTKNIGRFYLSKSQFNTHYHNWIA